Proteins encoded in a region of the Azospirillum thiophilum genome:
- a CDS encoding methyl-accepting chemotaxis protein, with amino-acid sequence MLRRLSIATRLGLTALLFLVPTAYGSWLQYRTTQDAIDRARMEAEGAAYLRGIDGVYAALTRSLVLRRPVLTGDLAQALGDLRQRHGGAFPGDPDIAALSLEAEALVRSKDRSAAKVETRRTLRRMVQQIASRSGIILDSELATYALGDIFALRLTDLREQFIELRRMDVAGDAAAGGRPGGQSGGQSGGRSGERRLDAALITGRIETLLVSIEDSLAAATGPQGMPAIRAALDESFQPFGMLVGRALAVMDEPEGEAVEGEAALMGAALDAIDRFGQSANGHFVALVNERADRLRQEYLRTVAIGGGLSLLALLGVVLLVRVGVIAPLRRMTEALGRLADGDMTVQVPAARFADEIAALAAAMRRFKRALEDSRTLSRAVVDSTMQVSVATGQAATAIAQVSDGAHGHMASVERLRRAFLEMQDAMKAVAVVAHTGQEHSRISAERLGESMTDMEAMTAAVREIAGMSSEINRVTATIGKLAAHSNILSLNASIEASRAGEHGRGFSVVAASVGTLAQQTLALAQEIAGLAQRSHDRIARGLEVAAAVGRRMQEVSTAIAENDLLSQTIVDQVAQQRQGVDRIEAALLELVDISQSNASAAEQIAATMHGLAALTDDTRQRAETVMGDPQG; translated from the coding sequence ATGCTCCGCCGATTGAGCATCGCGACCCGCCTGGGCCTGACCGCCCTGCTGTTCCTGGTTCCGACCGCCTATGGCAGCTGGCTGCAGTACCGCACCACCCAGGACGCCATCGACCGCGCGCGGATGGAGGCCGAGGGGGCCGCCTATCTGCGCGGGATCGACGGCGTCTATGCCGCCCTGACGCGGTCGCTGGTCCTGCGCCGGCCGGTCCTCACCGGCGATCTCGCCCAGGCGCTGGGCGACCTGCGCCAGCGCCACGGCGGCGCGTTTCCGGGCGATCCCGACATCGCCGCGCTGTCGCTGGAGGCCGAGGCGCTGGTCCGCTCCAAGGACCGCTCCGCCGCCAAGGTGGAGACGCGGAGAACCCTGCGCCGGATGGTCCAGCAGATCGCCAGCCGGTCGGGCATCATCCTCGATTCCGAACTGGCCACCTACGCGCTGGGCGACATCTTCGCCCTGAGGCTGACCGACCTGCGTGAACAGTTCATCGAACTGCGCCGGATGGACGTGGCCGGGGACGCCGCGGCGGGCGGGCGGCCGGGTGGGCAATCGGGTGGGCAATCGGGCGGCCGGTCCGGAGAGCGCCGGCTCGACGCCGCGCTGATCACCGGGCGCATCGAGACCCTGCTGGTGTCGATCGAGGATTCGCTGGCCGCCGCCACCGGGCCGCAGGGCATGCCGGCGATCAGGGCCGCGCTGGACGAGAGCTTCCAGCCCTTCGGCATGCTGGTCGGCCGCGCCCTGGCGGTGATGGACGAACCGGAGGGCGAAGCGGTCGAGGGCGAGGCCGCCCTGATGGGCGCCGCGCTGGACGCCATCGACCGCTTCGGCCAGTCCGCCAACGGCCATTTCGTGGCGCTGGTGAACGAGCGCGCCGACCGGCTGCGCCAGGAGTATCTCCGCACCGTCGCCATCGGCGGCGGGCTGTCGCTGCTGGCCCTGCTGGGGGTGGTGCTGCTGGTGCGCGTCGGCGTGATCGCGCCGCTGCGCCGCATGACGGAGGCGCTGGGGCGGCTGGCCGACGGCGACATGACGGTGCAGGTGCCGGCCGCCCGCTTCGCCGACGAGATCGCGGCGCTGGCCGCGGCGATGCGCCGGTTCAAGCGGGCGCTGGAGGATTCGCGCACGCTGTCGCGCGCGGTGGTCGACTCCACCATGCAGGTGTCGGTCGCCACCGGGCAGGCCGCCACCGCCATCGCCCAGGTGTCCGACGGCGCGCACGGCCACATGGCCTCGGTCGAGCGGCTGCGCCGCGCCTTCCTGGAGATGCAGGACGCGATGAAGGCGGTCGCCGTCGTCGCCCACACCGGGCAGGAGCATTCCCGCATCTCCGCCGAGCGGCTGGGCGAAAGCATGACCGACATGGAGGCGATGACCGCCGCCGTGCGCGAGATCGCCGGGATGAGCAGCGAGATCAACCGCGTCACCGCCACCATCGGCAAGCTGGCCGCCCATTCCAACATCCTGTCGCTGAACGCCAGCATCGAGGCGTCGCGCGCGGGTGAGCATGGGCGCGGATTCTCGGTGGTGGCGGCGTCGGTCGGCACGCTGGCGCAGCAGACGCTGGCGCTGGCGCAGGAGATCGCCGGGCTGGCCCAGCGCAGCCACGACCGCATCGCCCGCGGGCTGGAGGTGGCCGCCGCCGTCGGCCGGCGCATGCAGGAGGTGTCGACCGCCATCGCGGAGAACGACCTGCTGTCGCAGACCATCGTCGATCAGGTGGCGCAGCAGCGCCAGGGCGTCGACCGGATCGAGGCGGCGCTGCTGGAGTTGGTCGACATCTCGCAATCCAACGCCTCGGCGGCCGAGCAGATCGCCGCGACCATGCATGGCCTGGCCGCCCTGACCGACGACACCCGGCAGCGCGCCGAAACGGTGATGGGCGATCCGCAAGGATAG
- a CDS encoding S49 family peptidase, with product MSLKSLLAKLPFGPWRKAGPLVSVVRLTGVIGQGGPFRSGLSLAGVAPLLDRAFAPKDQKAVALIVNSPGGSPVQSALIAKRIRDLAEEKKVPVFAFCEDAAASGGYWLACAADEIWADESSIVGSIGVVSSGFGLHGLIERHGIERRLYTAGDKKVLLDPFSPEREDGVAHLKALQADIHEAFKAMVRARRGARLTGPEEELFSGSFWAGRRALALGLIDGLGDLRSVMRGRFGEKVRLRVVEQERGLMRRLGLRAGGGTPALQAGGTPEVFAEALVAAARTSLDDWAADWAARARLGL from the coding sequence ATGAGCCTGAAATCCCTCCTCGCCAAACTCCCCTTCGGCCCCTGGCGCAAGGCCGGGCCGCTGGTGTCCGTCGTCCGCCTGACCGGCGTCATCGGCCAGGGCGGCCCGTTCCGCTCCGGCCTGTCGCTGGCCGGCGTCGCCCCGCTGCTGGACCGGGCCTTCGCGCCCAAGGACCAGAAGGCGGTGGCGCTGATCGTCAACTCCCCCGGCGGGTCGCCGGTGCAGTCGGCGCTGATCGCCAAGCGCATCCGCGATCTGGCGGAAGAGAAGAAGGTGCCGGTCTTCGCCTTCTGCGAGGATGCGGCGGCGTCGGGCGGCTATTGGCTGGCCTGCGCGGCCGACGAGATCTGGGCCGACGAAAGCTCCATCGTCGGGTCGATCGGCGTGGTGTCCTCCGGTTTCGGCCTGCACGGGCTGATCGAGCGCCACGGCATCGAGCGCCGCCTCTACACCGCCGGCGACAAGAAGGTGCTGCTCGACCCCTTCTCGCCCGAGCGGGAGGACGGCGTCGCCCATCTGAAGGCCCTGCAGGCCGACATCCACGAGGCGTTCAAGGCGATGGTGCGCGCACGGCGCGGCGCCCGCCTGACCGGACCGGAGGAGGAACTGTTCTCCGGTTCCTTCTGGGCCGGGCGCAGGGCGCTCGCGCTCGGGCTGATCGACGGGCTGGGCGACCTGCGTTCGGTCATGCGCGGCCGGTTCGGCGAGAAGGTCCGCCTGCGGGTGGTCGAGCAGGAACGCGGCCTGATGCGGCGGCTGGGGCTGCGGGCCGGCGGCGGCACCCCGGCGTTGCAGGCCGGCGGGACACCCGAGGTCTTCGCCGAAGCCCTGGTGGCCGCCGCCCGCACATCCCTGGACGATTGGGCGGCCGACTGGGCGGCCCGGGCGCGGCTGGGGCTGTAG
- a CDS encoding DUF2007 domain-containing protein yields MTELLRTTDPVRLSWLVALLADAGIETVVFDTHTSMLEGSIGAIPRRLMVEAGDAVRAARILREAGEA; encoded by the coding sequence ATGACCGAACTGCTGCGCACCACCGACCCCGTCCGCCTGTCCTGGCTGGTCGCCCTGCTGGCCGACGCCGGGATCGAGACCGTGGTCTTCGACACCCACACCAGCATGCTGGAGGGGTCGATCGGCGCCATCCCGCGCCGGCTGATGGTCGAGGCCGGCGATGCCGTCCGGGCCGCCCGCATCCTGCGCGAGGCCGGCGAAGCATGA
- a CDS encoding polyprenyl synthetase family protein, whose protein sequence is MAVVTNFEPKRRKSTPLDDLTALVAEDLSAVNQIILDRMQSSVEMIPQLAGYLIAAGGKRLRPVLTLAAANMCGYQGEHHRLLAAVVEFIHSATLLHDDVVDESDLRRGMASANAVFGNKASVLVGDFLFSRAFEMMVEVQSLDVLRILSGASAIIAEGEVLQLRTTNDTETSEQAYLEVIKGKTAELFAAACRVGAVVAARPQAEELALYDYGMNLGIAFQLVDDVLDYSALQAKLGKTVGDDFREGKITLPVVLAFRRGNDEERAFWRRVMEELDQKDGDLEHAQALMARHNALKDTVERARHYGSIARDSLGLFADGPVKQALLEVIDFVIDRDF, encoded by the coding sequence TTGGCGGTCGTGACCAACTTCGAGCCGAAACGGCGCAAGTCTACCCCGCTCGACGACCTGACCGCTTTGGTGGCCGAGGATCTCAGCGCCGTCAACCAGATCATCCTCGACCGGATGCAGTCGTCGGTGGAGATGATCCCCCAGTTGGCCGGCTACCTGATCGCGGCCGGAGGCAAGCGCCTGCGCCCGGTGCTGACGCTGGCGGCGGCCAACATGTGCGGCTACCAGGGCGAGCATCACCGGCTGCTGGCGGCGGTGGTGGAGTTCATCCACAGCGCCACCCTGCTGCATGACGACGTCGTCGACGAAAGCGACCTGCGGCGCGGCATGGCCTCGGCCAACGCGGTGTTCGGCAACAAGGCCAGCGTGCTGGTCGGCGATTTCCTGTTCTCCCGCGCCTTCGAGATGATGGTGGAGGTGCAGTCGCTCGACGTGCTGCGCATCCTGTCCGGCGCGTCGGCCATCATCGCCGAGGGCGAGGTGCTGCAGCTGCGCACCACCAACGACACCGAGACCAGCGAGCAGGCCTATCTGGAGGTCATCAAGGGCAAGACCGCCGAGCTGTTCGCCGCCGCCTGCCGCGTCGGCGCCGTCGTCGCCGCCCGCCCCCAGGCGGAGGAGCTGGCGCTCTACGATTACGGCATGAATCTCGGCATCGCCTTCCAGCTGGTCGACGACGTGCTCGACTATTCGGCCTTGCAGGCGAAGCTGGGCAAGACGGTCGGCGACGATTTCCGCGAGGGCAAGATCACCCTGCCGGTGGTGCTGGCCTTCCGCCGGGGCAACGACGAGGAACGCGCCTTCTGGCGCCGGGTGATGGAGGAGCTCGACCAGAAGGACGGCGACCTCGAACACGCCCAGGCGCTGATGGCCCGCCACAACGCGCTGAAGGACACGGTGGAGCGGGCGCGCCATTACGGCTCCATCGCCCGCGACAGCCTCGGCCTGTTCGCCGACGGGCCGGTCAAGCAGGCCCTGCTGGAAGTCATTGATTTCGTGATCGATCGCGACTTCTGA
- a CDS encoding ABC transporter ATP-binding protein: protein MPLLDIKNLSVEFTTRAGTFRAVDGIDLTVDEGEVVGIVGESGSGKSVTSLAVMGLLGSNGRVVADRMMFAGRDLLTMPAAQRRKITGKDVAMVFQEPMTSLNPCFTVGFQIMETLRVHEGLSGKALRNRAIALLEQVGIPAPETRLSAFPHQLSGGMNQRVMIAIAIACNPRLLVADEPTTALDVTIQKQILDLLVQLQRERGMALILITHDMGVVAETAQRVVVMYAGQVAETRPVHSLFERPRHPYTGALLDALPERALGKRRLPTIPGMVPGIADRPAGCLFSPRCRFADVRCRAERPALFDVDDGRARCFYPLPDGHSAAGEALS from the coding sequence ATGCCTCTTCTCGACATCAAGAACCTGTCGGTCGAGTTCACCACCCGCGCCGGCACCTTCCGCGCGGTGGATGGCATCGACCTGACCGTTGACGAGGGCGAGGTCGTCGGCATCGTCGGCGAATCCGGCTCCGGCAAGTCCGTGACCTCGCTGGCCGTGATGGGGCTGCTCGGCTCCAACGGCCGGGTCGTCGCCGACCGGATGATGTTCGCCGGCCGGGATCTGCTGACCATGCCCGCCGCCCAGCGCCGGAAGATCACCGGCAAGGACGTGGCGATGGTCTTCCAGGAGCCGATGACCAGCCTCAACCCCTGCTTCACCGTCGGCTTCCAGATCATGGAGACGCTGCGGGTGCATGAGGGGCTGTCCGGCAAGGCGCTGCGCAACCGCGCCATCGCGCTGCTGGAGCAGGTCGGCATTCCGGCGCCGGAAACCCGGCTGTCCGCCTTCCCGCACCAGCTGTCGGGCGGCATGAACCAGCGCGTGATGATCGCCATCGCCATCGCCTGCAACCCGCGCCTGCTGGTGGCGGACGAGCCGACGACGGCGCTCGACGTCACCATCCAGAAGCAGATCCTCGACCTGCTGGTCCAGCTCCAGCGCGAGCGCGGCATGGCGCTGATCCTGATCACCCACGACATGGGCGTGGTGGCGGAGACGGCGCAGCGCGTCGTCGTGATGTATGCCGGGCAGGTGGCGGAGACGCGGCCCGTCCATTCCCTGTTCGAGCGGCCGCGCCATCCCTACACCGGCGCCCTGCTCGACGCGCTGCCGGAACGGGCGCTGGGCAAGCGCCGGCTGCCGACCATTCCCGGCATGGTGCCGGGCATCGCCGACCGGCCGGCGGGCTGCCTGTTCAGCCCGCGCTGCCGCTTCGCCGACGTCCGCTGCCGCGCCGAGCGCCCGGCCCTGTTCGACGTCGACGACGGGCGGGCGCGCTGTTTCTACCCGCTGCCGGACGGCCATTCCGCCGCCGGGGAGGCGCTGTCATGA
- a CDS encoding peptide ABC transporter ATP-binding protein, whose product MSIGTESKIFEAEAGNSVVLEARDLRKHYAVKRGAFKPLATVKALDGVSFRLQAGKTLAVVGESGCGKSTLARSVTMIEPPTSGELHYDGRDVVGRSAAEMKELRRTVQMVFQNPYGSLNPRKTVGSILTEPLVINTAMDKHERRDRAVAMMGKVGLRPDQVDRYPHMFSGGQRQRIAIARALMLNPRVVVADEPVSALDVSIQAQVLNLMMDLQEELNLAYLFISHDLSVVRHIADSLMVMYLGKPVEHGDKDVVFNRPRHPYTRILLAATPRVNPDLRLERVVPKGELPSPLNPPPGCAFHKRCPYATDRCAAEVPALRPVDERLVACHHAEQME is encoded by the coding sequence ATGAGCATCGGCACCGAATCCAAAATCTTCGAGGCGGAGGCCGGCAATTCGGTCGTGCTGGAGGCGCGCGACCTGCGCAAGCACTATGCCGTCAAGCGCGGCGCCTTCAAGCCGCTGGCGACGGTGAAGGCGCTGGACGGCGTGTCGTTCCGCCTGCAGGCCGGCAAGACGCTGGCGGTGGTCGGCGAATCGGGCTGCGGCAAGTCGACGCTCGCCCGCTCCGTCACCATGATCGAGCCGCCGACCTCGGGCGAGCTGCATTATGACGGCCGCGACGTCGTCGGGCGAAGCGCGGCCGAGATGAAGGAGCTGCGCCGCACGGTGCAGATGGTCTTCCAGAATCCCTACGGCTCGCTGAACCCGCGCAAGACGGTCGGATCGATCCTGACCGAGCCGCTGGTGATCAACACCGCCATGGACAAGCATGAGCGGCGCGACCGCGCGGTCGCCATGATGGGCAAGGTGGGCTTGCGGCCCGATCAGGTCGACCGCTACCCCCACATGTTCTCCGGCGGCCAGCGCCAGCGCATCGCCATCGCCCGCGCCCTGATGCTGAACCCGCGCGTCGTCGTTGCGGACGAGCCGGTGTCGGCGCTCGACGTGTCGATCCAGGCCCAGGTTCTCAACCTGATGATGGATTTGCAGGAGGAGCTGAACCTCGCCTACCTGTTCATCTCCCATGACCTCAGCGTGGTGCGGCACATCGCCGATTCGCTGATGGTGATGTATCTGGGCAAGCCGGTGGAGCATGGCGACAAGGACGTGGTCTTCAATCGGCCGCGCCATCCCTACACCCGCATCCTGCTGGCGGCGACGCCGCGGGTGAATCCCGACCTGCGGCTCGAGCGGGTGGTGCCCAAGGGCGAGCTGCCGTCGCCGCTGAACCCGCCGCCGGGCTGCGCGTTCCACAAGCGCTGCCCCTACGCCACCGACCGCTGCGCGGCGGAGGTTCCGGCGCTGCGCCCGGTCGACGAACGGCTGGTGGCCTGCCACCACGCCGAACAGATGGAATGA
- a CDS encoding chemotaxis protein CheA codes for MSDGDPIEEFWSLFGAELDEYLSAIEAILAAGRVDPGRVDELFRAFHSVKGGSAALALRCIETVAHAAEDVLHLVRAGKRDLSTDLVSALLEAVDEMRRLQGTAMETRTDQPVNAAIVARLKSHMGDGAQSSPPPLPPSVLPGTAGAEPPGKPPAGEPALAVGDAALEAIQDAVLGLLGTIDAEDPSDTAAILAEAADAAGLCGIADSARRLTAGDRWGWLDLTLRLRGVEAAGGGTVGAFALSAALEVPFADLLLEHTGTLRDEAGDPAAWMRAARLLTALELDTGAELADLVVTRLLSGDRSLEQDDAERDELTDLCALIGISASSGMEMPHDELAALRTRWFGGAPAAAGEDGDAIAEATGRAHPWPPDTLAAMAEAAEAGCGLVLVLLDLESDPDAADAVSDRMRAERCLYNRSRLDLGAGLFEHVVALARTDAADADAFALALYDADPAGRCVRAIHAASPAAEEGRALGRPAAGGPVATAAAAMAGAADMAAAPLSADRAAPASEAAPPAARPADATVRVPSAAIDGFMDVIGELRLGLTSLATMLEDRPGRPAASGPASGQAPGSASDAARALRDELRRMDRAVRQLYDGAIALRVVPIGGLFTRLMRPIRDTAVLVGKEVGLTTSGEDVQVDKAMIEMLVDPLTHIVRNSVDHGIETPGRRLAAGKPAAGSIRIRARQTASLAIVEVADDGGGIDTARVRAKAVAKGLIGAREAEALPEAEALNLILLPGFSTRDEVTATSGRGVGMDIVLTAIRKLGGRLSIDSHIGQGTRMTIEFPVSAAMQRVLAVEAAGQTLALHERTVREVVDVPAGGLRRIGRRLTLSLHGRFLPVVDLAALLDLRPPVFPAASPAASPAAPDIAAGRCVLVVVDDGQAQVGLRVDRVAARREVFFKRLHPLIARNPLVAGAAAIGAGGIMFALDTQTLFERAAAWAEPDPDSDAGPDAGPDAAALTMPAIAGTKETPCSAD; via the coding sequence ATGAGCGACGGCGATCCGATCGAGGAGTTCTGGTCGCTGTTCGGCGCCGAACTGGACGAGTATCTCAGCGCCATCGAAGCCATCCTGGCCGCCGGCCGGGTCGATCCCGGCCGGGTCGACGAGCTGTTCCGCGCCTTCCATTCGGTCAAGGGCGGATCGGCGGCGCTGGCCCTGCGCTGCATCGAAACGGTCGCCCATGCCGCGGAGGATGTGCTGCATCTGGTGCGGGCCGGCAAGCGCGACCTGTCGACCGACCTGGTCAGCGCGCTGCTGGAGGCGGTGGACGAGATGCGCCGGCTCCAGGGCACGGCGATGGAGACCCGCACCGACCAGCCGGTGAACGCCGCCATCGTCGCCCGGCTGAAATCCCATATGGGCGACGGCGCACAATCTTCGCCGCCGCCCTTGCCGCCATCCGTGTTGCCCGGCACCGCCGGTGCGGAACCGCCCGGAAAGCCGCCGGCCGGCGAACCGGCGCTGGCGGTCGGGGATGCGGCGCTGGAGGCGATCCAGGACGCCGTTCTCGGCCTGCTCGGCACCATCGACGCGGAGGATCCGTCGGACACCGCCGCGATCCTGGCCGAGGCCGCGGACGCCGCCGGGCTGTGCGGGATCGCGGATTCCGCCCGCCGCCTGACCGCCGGCGACCGCTGGGGCTGGCTCGACCTGACGCTGCGGCTGCGCGGGGTGGAGGCTGCGGGCGGCGGCACCGTCGGCGCCTTCGCCCTGTCGGCGGCGCTGGAGGTGCCGTTCGCCGACCTGCTGCTCGAGCATACCGGCACGCTGAGGGACGAGGCCGGCGACCCAGCGGCCTGGATGCGCGCCGCCCGGCTGCTGACCGCGCTGGAGCTGGACACCGGGGCCGAGCTGGCCGATCTGGTCGTCACCCGGCTGCTGTCCGGCGACCGCTCCTTGGAGCAGGACGACGCCGAACGCGACGAGCTGACCGACCTGTGCGCCCTGATCGGCATTTCCGCCAGCTCCGGCATGGAAATGCCGCATGACGAGCTGGCGGCGCTGCGCACCCGCTGGTTCGGCGGCGCCCCCGCCGCGGCGGGGGAGGACGGCGACGCCATCGCCGAAGCCACCGGACGCGCCCATCCCTGGCCGCCCGACACGCTGGCCGCCATGGCGGAGGCGGCGGAGGCCGGCTGCGGCCTCGTCCTCGTGCTGCTCGACCTGGAGAGCGATCCGGACGCCGCCGACGCGGTGAGCGACCGGATGCGGGCGGAACGCTGCCTCTACAACCGCTCGCGCCTGGATCTGGGCGCCGGGCTGTTCGAGCATGTGGTGGCGCTGGCGCGGACAGACGCGGCCGACGCCGACGCCTTCGCGCTGGCGCTGTACGACGCCGATCCGGCCGGGCGCTGCGTGCGCGCCATCCACGCCGCCAGCCCGGCCGCGGAGGAGGGCCGCGCGCTGGGCCGCCCCGCAGCAGGGGGGCCGGTGGCGACGGCGGCGGCGGCGATGGCCGGGGCAGCGGACATGGCGGCGGCGCCACTGTCCGCCGACCGGGCCGCACCCGCGTCGGAGGCCGCGCCGCCCGCCGCCCGGCCGGCGGATGCGACGGTGCGGGTGCCGAGCGCCGCCATCGATGGATTCATGGACGTGATCGGCGAATTGCGGCTTGGGCTGACCTCGCTGGCGACGATGCTGGAGGACAGGCCGGGCCGACCTGCCGCTTCCGGCCCCGCTTCCGGACAGGCTCCCGGCAGCGCCAGCGACGCGGCGCGGGCGCTGCGCGACGAGCTGCGGCGGATGGACCGCGCCGTCCGCCAGCTCTATGACGGCGCCATCGCGCTGCGGGTGGTGCCGATCGGCGGCCTGTTCACCCGGCTGATGCGCCCGATCCGCGACACCGCCGTGCTGGTCGGCAAGGAGGTCGGGCTGACCACCTCCGGCGAGGACGTCCAGGTCGACAAGGCGATGATCGAGATGCTGGTCGATCCGCTGACCCACATCGTCCGCAACAGCGTCGATCACGGCATCGAGACGCCCGGGCGCCGGCTGGCCGCCGGAAAGCCCGCCGCCGGCAGCATCCGCATCCGGGCACGCCAGACCGCCAGCCTCGCCATCGTCGAGGTGGCGGACGACGGCGGCGGCATCGACACCGCGAGGGTGCGTGCGAAGGCGGTGGCCAAGGGCCTGATCGGCGCGCGCGAGGCCGAGGCCCTGCCCGAGGCCGAGGCGCTGAACCTGATCCTGCTGCCCGGCTTCTCGACCCGCGACGAGGTGACGGCCACCTCGGGCCGCGGCGTCGGCATGGACATCGTGCTGACCGCCATCCGCAAGCTGGGCGGACGCCTGTCGATCGACAGCCACATCGGTCAGGGCACCCGGATGACCATCGAATTCCCGGTGTCGGCGGCGATGCAGCGGGTGCTGGCGGTCGAGGCCGCCGGCCAGACCCTGGCGCTGCACGAACGGACGGTGCGCGAGGTGGTCGACGTGCCGGCCGGCGGGCTGCGGCGGATCGGCCGCCGCCTGACCCTGTCGCTGCATGGGCGCTTCCTGCCGGTGGTCGATCTGGCCGCCCTGCTGGACCTGCGCCCGCCGGTCTTCCCTGCCGCCTCCCCTGCTGCCTCCCCTGCCGCCCCCGATATCGCTGCCGGCCGCTGCGTCCTGGTCGTGGTCGACGATGGGCAGGCGCAGGTCGGCCTGCGGGTGGACCGGGTGGCGGCGCGGCGCGAGGTGTTCTTCAAGCGCCTGCACCCGCTGATCGCACGCAACCCGCTGGTGGCGGGAGCCGCGGCGATCGGGGCCGGCGGCATCATGTTCGCCCTCGACACCCAGACCCTGTTCGAGCGCGCCGCCGCCTGGGCGGAACCGGACCCGGATTCGGACGCTGGTCCGGATGCGGGCCCGGACGCCGCCGCCCTGACCATGCCCGCCATTGCCGGGACCAAGGAGACTCCATGCTCCGCCGATTGA
- a CDS encoding YajQ family cyclic di-GMP-binding protein, whose product MPSFDIVSKTDVHEIDNAIAGVRREIETRFDFKGSKCTVERTENEIVLLADDATKLEQMQELLRVHVTRRKLDAAALDFSAKPERAAGDALRHPVTVKQGIAQDLAKTIVKGIKDSKMKVQVSIQGDELRITGKKRDDLQDAIALVKRMGIEQPLQYENFRD is encoded by the coding sequence ATGCCGTCGTTCGACATCGTGTCCAAGACGGACGTCCACGAGATCGACAACGCCATCGCCGGCGTCCGTCGCGAGATCGAGACCCGGTTCGATTTCAAGGGCTCGAAATGCACCGTCGAGCGGACCGAGAACGAGATCGTGCTGCTGGCCGACGATGCCACCAAGCTGGAGCAGATGCAGGAGTTGCTGCGCGTCCATGTGACCCGCCGCAAGCTCGATGCCGCGGCGCTCGACTTCTCGGCCAAGCCGGAGCGGGCGGCGGGCGACGCGCTGCGCCATCCCGTCACGGTCAAGCAGGGAATTGCGCAGGATCTGGCGAAGACCATCGTCAAAGGGATCAAGGACAGCAAGATGAAGGTCCAGGTCTCGATCCAGGGCGACGAATTGCGGATCACGGGCAAGAAGCGCGACGATCTGCAGGACGCCATCGCCCTGGTCAAGCGGATGGGCATCGAGCAGCCGCTGCAGTACGAGAATTTCCGCGACTGA
- a CDS encoding tRNA1(Val) (adenine(37)-N6)-methyltransferase, producing MSGRPVPAAEAPPVPPPQEWHADFLLNGRVTLLQPDGGYRAAIDPVFLAAVTAAVSGDRVLDAGTGTGAAALCLAARVAGATVVGLEQRADACAFARRNADLSGLAGRVTVVEGDLLDPPATLGRGGFDRVMMNPPYLKADAASRPPDDWKAAANVEGAARLTDWVRFADRMLKPRGTLTMVHRADRIEDILGALRGRFGSLVLVPLWPKPGVEAKRLLLVARKGGKAPARLTAGLTVHDADGGYSAAAARVLRDAGELAL from the coding sequence ATGAGCGGGCGGCCCGTGCCGGCGGCGGAGGCCCCCCCCGTACCGCCCCCGCAGGAGTGGCATGCGGATTTCCTGCTGAACGGCAGGGTGACGCTGCTCCAGCCCGACGGCGGCTATCGCGCCGCCATCGACCCGGTTTTCCTCGCCGCCGTCACCGCCGCCGTTTCCGGGGATCGGGTGCTGGATGCCGGCACCGGCACCGGGGCTGCGGCATTGTGCCTCGCCGCCCGGGTGGCGGGCGCGACCGTGGTCGGGCTGGAACAGCGGGCCGACGCCTGCGCCTTCGCCCGCCGCAATGCGGATCTGAGCGGGCTGGCCGGCCGGGTGACGGTGGTGGAGGGCGACCTGCTGGACCCGCCCGCCACGCTCGGCCGTGGCGGCTTCGACCGGGTGATGATGAATCCGCCCTATCTGAAGGCCGATGCCGCCAGCCGCCCGCCCGACGACTGGAAGGCGGCGGCGAATGTCGAGGGGGCGGCGCGGCTGACCGACTGGGTGCGTTTCGCCGACCGCATGCTGAAGCCGCGCGGCACCCTGACCATGGTCCACCGCGCCGACCGCATCGAGGACATCCTCGGCGCCCTGCGCGGCCGGTTCGGCAGCCTGGTGCTGGTGCCGCTATGGCCCAAGCCGGGGGTGGAGGCCAAACGCCTGCTGCTGGTCGCGCGCAAGGGCGGCAAGGCGCCCGCCCGCCTGACTGCCGGCCTGACCGTGCATGACGCGGATGGCGGCTACTCCGCGGCGGCGGCGCGGGTGCTGCGTGATGCGGGGGAGCTGGCGCTTTAG